CTCGGCGGTCTCGTCGCGCCGTTTACCTTCGGTGCCGTGCTGGCCGTCCTCGCGCTGGTCCTGACCTACGTCGAAGTCGAGGACACCCTGGAGCGTGGTCAGGCCGCCGAGCCAGCGCCGCGGGAGTGACACCACGCGGACGGCAACGGCACCTCACCCACACCACGGACGCCGACGACGTGAGTGTTGTCGGTGCCGACTCTACTTATAAACTGCCGCATACATCCGGGAAAACTGCCAGTCGGACGGGCGGCCAACGATCCGGCAATGGCTGAATCCGCGACTGTGACACGAGATGACGGGAGACGCGACGACCCCACGACGACGATCTCGCTGAGCGGCGGTCGTCGACTCAGGTACGCGGAGTACGGCAGTTCCGACGGGACGCCTGTGCTGTTCTTGCACGGGACGCCCGGCTCCCATCGGCTCGGTTCGCTGTTCGAGACGGCCGCGCGAGAACGGGGCGTCAGACTCCTCGCGCCCGATCGGCCGGGCTACGGCGGTTCGACGCCGTGGTCGGAGCGATCGATCGGCGACGCCGCCCGGTACCTCCGTGCGGTCCTCGACGACGCGAACGTCCAGCGAGCCGGACTGGTGGCGTTTTCCGGCGGCGCGCCACACGCACTGGCGATGGCCACGCGGTGCCCCGAAATCGTCTCTCGGGTCGATCTCGTCGCCGGGGCGACACCGCCGGACGTGCCCGGCGAGACGCCCACGACACAGTGGCTCCTCGGTGGGCTGGCGACCAGAGCGCCGACGCTGCTCGGTGGCCTCCTGCGCGGACAGGCGTGGCTTGCCGAGCGCCTCGACCCGTCGTTCGTCGTCGCACAGTACACCGCGGGCGACGCGGACGAGCCGGTCCCCGAGGAAGTGGCGACGACCGTCGAGGCCGACTTCCTCGAAGCGCTCGCTCACACCACGAGCGGCACCGTCACGGAGCTCCGGACCGCGGCCACGGAGTGGGCGCTCGACTACGAGTCCCTCGCCGCCGACGTGTGTCTCTGGCACGGGACCGCGGACACGAACGTCCCGATAGCGAGCGTGCGAGCGTTCGAGGACCGACTTCCGACCGCGACGATCGAGACGGTCGACGGTGCCGACCACCTGCGGACGCTCCTTCGAGCGGTGCCAGCGGCACTTGAGGAGTATCGATGACCCCGGCGGGCGTCGTCCGGGCGGCCGCGTGAGGTCTTTATGCCGGACGGACGAACGGCGGCCAACGGCCGCATGAAACGGATCCAGTTCTCGGTCACGTACCCCGACCGGCTCCGCCATCCCCTCCAGCGCCACCTCGAAGGCGACGGGGCGCTCACGCGGGCAGAGCTGTTGCTGTGGAGCCCGACGGCGGACGCGACGACGCTGTGCTGGTTCGACGGCGAGCCGGCGGCCGCCGAGCGCGCGATCGCGACGATCGACGCCGTCGAGACGACCAGCCACGTGCGGGACGGCGACGGGACCTACGTGTTCCTCCAGCAGGACGCGTTCGAGTTTCCCGACGTGGTGCTCGATCTGATCGCCGACGCCGCGGTGATCTTCCGTCCACCGGTGGTGTTTCGCGACGACGGGACGATCTCGTTCGAGGCCGTCGGCGAGACGAGCGCCCTCAGTGCCTTTCACGACGCACTCGCGTCGGTCGGCGATCTCGCGATCGAGCGGGTCCGGTCGTTCGAGCGCGCCAGTCGCCCGTCACAGCTCACCGACCGACAGCGAGCCGCGATGGAAGCGGCGGTGGCGGTCGGGTACTACGAGATCCCGCGCGAGGGGACGATCGAGGACGTGGCGGCGCGACTCGACTGCGCGACCAGTACGGCGGGCGAACTCGTCCGGAAGGCCGAGGCCGCGGTCGTCAAGGGCGTCGTCGAGGGCCAGTCGCGATCGGCACCACACCCTAACGGCAGGCTCCCGTAGTCGTCCGTATGTTCCGCGACCGCACCGATGCCGGCCGACAGCTGGCCGAGGCGATGGCCGACCGCGGCGTCAGCCCGGAGGTCGTCCTCGCGATTCCACGCGGTGGCCTGCCACCGGGCCGGGCCGTCGCCGACCGCTTCGACGCGCCGCTGGACGTGATCGTCGCCAGGAAGCTCGGCGCACCGAACAATCCCGAGCTGGCCCTCGCCGCCGTCGCCGAGGACGGGAGCGTCTGGCGCAACGACGAGCTGATCGCGCGACTCGACGTGACCGACGAGTACGTCGACGCCGAACGCGTCCGCGTCGGCGACGAGGCACGCGAGAAGGCCGAGCAGTACCGGACCGGCTCCTTCCCGTCGCTACGGGACCGGCGCGTCGCTGTCGTGGACGACGGGATCGCGACGGGCGCGACGATGCGGGCCTGTCTCGCCCGGGTGCGTGCCGCCGAACCCGCGTCGATCGCGGTCGGCGTCCCCGTCGGTCCGGCAGACACGATCGACGACCTCGCGGCGAGTGCCGACACCGTCGTCTGCGTCGAGACACCGGCGGCCTTCCGGGCGGTCGGAGCCTACTACGAGCGCTTCGATCAGGTCAGCGACGAGGACGCGACGGGCTATCTGAGATCGCAGTAGAGTAACCAACAAAGATTAATACGACCAGAGCGCCATCGTCGATGCATGAAACAGAAACAGGTCATCGCCGATCTACAGCAGAAGCTTCAGGAGCACCCTGAAGTGTACCAGCAGATCGCGCTGGCAGACTCCGAATCTTCGTAACGTTAGTCGATCTCGTCTTCTTCGAAGAACGCCCGCATCTCGTCGAGTTCTCGGATTGCAAATCTGTAGAGCAGACTCACGCGTTCGTTACTCGTGAGATTGTCGTACTGACAGTCACCAGTTTGCGTGTGGACGCGCTTGGCGGGAGTCACGTCGTACAACAGGTCACGAAAGTACCGATCCCAGTGGTAGAACAGTTCGTCCTTCATCCAGAGGTAGTCGACGCTGTTACGAACGTTCGAACAGAGTCCGCGGAGGATCTTTGACGTCTCGACGGCACGCGTGATACCCATGGCGTCCTCTTGTATCAACGAGAAGAGGTCGTGGCCCTGTTTACTCGCGAGGATATCAGCGATGTGCGTCCCAGTCCGGTGATTCGCGTCCGGGAACGGATGGTGTCCACAGAACGTCCGAACCGTGTGTGCTAGCTGATGGGTCAGGGGTTCGAACCGTGGGAATTCTATGGTCAGGCGTTCGAGACGCCCATCCCTGATCGATTCGATGTCGTGGAGAGTGCTGTCCGTTGTTTCGTACGACACCGCGTTCGTTTTGAAGAATTGCTTGTTGATCTCGATGATCGTCTCCGCGTTCAACAGCTCCCCGAGCGCTGTGACGTGCTCGTAATCCAGTTTCAACTCCTCACCCAGACGGACGTACTCGGTTTCGAACCTGTCGTGTTCCTCGATCGCACGCACTCCGTTCGCGGTGAGGCTGTACGTGTCGATCGAAGTCTGGTTAACGTACCCCAGTCGCTTCAGATAATGACACTGTACGCGGACTGTACTGACGCGGTGACGTCCCCCGGCAATCCCGAACGGCGTCTTGGAGCCGTCCGCCAGCGACTCGAGAACGGCCAGATCCGTCAGGTGAGACTCGCGGTCTTCGCTGATCCAGGGTCGATATGTCTCGGGCTGCAACGTACTGGCAGTGTAACAGTAGCTATGATATATGTACTGTGACAGAGGCCGGAACAAATACGACAGGCTGGGGTCCGTCTAGTTGTTCGTCGAGAGCAGCCGTTCGACGGTCGCCTCGACTGCTCTCGCGGCCTCGTGGATCTCGCTGCGGCGGACGTACTCCCGGTCGCTGTGGGCGACTGCACCCTCCTCGTCGGCCAGCACGCCCGGCCCGAAGACGACCGTCGGTGCGTCGGGCGCGAAGTGTGCGGCCTCCGTCGCGGCACCGAACGGGCGGATCGCACCGTCGCTCTCCGCGGCGAGCGTCTGGACGAGCGTCGCTTCCCGGTCGGTCTCGAACGCCTCGGGGAACGGCGTGTCGGGCCGGACGAGGGAGACGTCCAGAGACATGCCGTCCGAGAGCCACTGCCGGAGGTGTGCTTCGAGCCGTTCGGGGAACTCGTCGCTGGTCTCCGGGGGGACGCTGCGGCGGTCGAAGGTGATCGTACACTCGGCGGGCACCTGGTTGGGGGCCTCGCCGCCCTCGATCATCGAGGGGGTGAGCGTCGGACGACCGAGGGTCTCGTGTGCCGGCGTCGCCGCCGCATCTCGGGGATCGGTGTGCTCACCGTCCGACTCTGCGGCCGAGAGCGCCTCGCGCTCGTCGTAGCTCTCCATGGCCTGCATGATCGGCGCGGCGGCCCGGATGGCGTTCGCGCCGTCGGCGGGATCGGAGGCGTGGGCGCTCTCGCCGTGGATCGTGACTCGTCCCTCGAACTGGCCGCGGGCCGCGGTACACACGTCCAGGTCGGTCGGCTCGCCGACGACGTACCCGTCCGCCGACAGCGTCCCTTCGAGGTGGCCCGCACCGGTCTGGTGGGTCTCTTCGTCGGGCGTGACGGCGAGGGTGAGTCGACCGGTCGACAGCTCGGCCCGGAGGAAGGCGGCGAGCAGCGCGGCCAGTGACCCCTTGGCGTCACAGGCCCCGCGGCCCCGGACCACGTCGCCCGCCGTCGACGACCCGTCGGCGGCCTCGTAGGGGACGTGTGGCGGGACGGTGTCGATGTGCGTGTTCAGGACGAGGTGTGGGCCGTCCTCGCTCGCCTCGCGGCTGGCCAGCACGTTCCCGGCCTCGTCGACGGTGGCCTCGTGGCCGTCGGCGGCGAGCGTGTCGACGAGCAGATCACGCATCTCGTCGACAGAGTCGTGAGAGGGCGTCTGGACGGCCTCGCGGTGGAAGGCGTCGACGTCGAACGTCGCGGCGTCGGTCATCGATTACTCTCCGGCCTCGTCCTCGACGCGAACCACGTCTGCCATCGTCTCGCGGCGGCGGACCACCCGCTCGTCGCCGTCCTCGATGGCGACTTCGGCCGGGCGGGGCTGGGAGTGGAACTGGTTGGCCAGTTCGTAGCCGTAGGCTCCGGCGTTGCCGATCGCCAGCAGGTCCGTTCGCTCGGGACGGGCGATCGGACGGTCCGTCGCGAACACGTCCGCACTCGTACAGCACGGGCCGCCGATCGAGACGGGGTGTGGCTCTCGGTCGGGGGCTGAGACGTTCCGGATCGGGTGATAGGAGTCGAACATCGCCGGGCGGATCAGCGTCGCCAGCGAGGCGTCGACGCCGACGACCGTCGTCGCTGGCGTCTCCTTGACCGTGTTGACCGTCGTGAGGATCAGCTCGGCGTCGGCCACGACGTAGCGGCCCGGCTCCAGTTTGATCTGGGCCGAGAGGTCGCCGACCGCCTCGCGGACCCGCTCGCCGACGGCCTCCATGTCCAGGGGTTCGGTCTCCTCGCGGTAGGGCACGCCGAAGCCGCCGCCGAAGTCGACGAACGACAGCTCGTCGTCCCCGACCGTGCGAGCGAGGTCCGCGACCTTCGCGATGGCCCGACAGTGGTCGTCGAGGTCGTCGCGCAAGACGCCGCTGCCCGCGTGGGCGTGCAGCCCCACGAGGTCGAACCGGTCGCGCAGCGCCGCGGCCAGCTCGGGCACCTCGTCGTAGGGGATGCCGAACTTCGCGTCCTTGCCAGTCGCGACCTTCTCGTGGTGGCCCGTCCCGATGCCGGGGTTGATCCGGATGGCGACGCGACCGTCGTAGCCGCGGTCTTCCAGGCGGTCGAAGGTGTCCTCGGCCCCGGCGGTGATCGTCAGTCCGGGGTGCTCGTCGGCGAGCTCGACCGCGTAGTCGAGGTCGCCCGCAGGCGGATTGACGGCGGTGTACTGCAGCGTGTTGGGGTCCGCGCCCGCGTCGATCGCCCGCTGGAGTTCGCCGGCAGCGGCACACTCGATGTCCGCGCCCGCTTCGAGGAGTCCCGAGAGGACGGCACGGCCGGTGTGGGCCTTCGCGGCGTACATCACGTGCGCGTCGGGGAAGGCCGCGGCGAAGCGCCGGTAGTTCGCCGCGACGCGGTCCACGTCCAACACGTACAGCGGCGTCCCGTGTTCCTCGGCCAGCCGGGCGAGACGGTCGTGGTCCCAGTCCGCCAGCCGACGGACCGGAGGCGAGTCGCTACTCATTGGGGAGTACACGGCGCGGACCAGTAACAAGGGTTCCGTTTCACACCGTCCACCGGCGATCGACCGGCCGCCCCGCATCCAGAGCCGACGCCGCTGCCAGGGTCGGAGCCGCGACATTCGATGGGTGTACCAGATCGTACATGGCGACGCGCGTGCAACGACAGTCCATGCGACGACGGACCTTCCTGGCGACTCTGGGCGTCGTCGGTACGGGTGCCGGCACGGCTGGCTGTCTCGGTGGGGTGGGCGCGAACGACCGCCACCCCGACGTCGTCCTGCCCGAGCCAGACCGAGAGTTCGACAGCAGCGAGCTTCCGTATCCGGCGTGGGGA
Above is a genomic segment from Halomicrobium sp. LC1Hm containing:
- a CDS encoding alpha/beta fold hydrolase; this translates as MAESATVTRDDGRRDDPTTTISLSGGRRLRYAEYGSSDGTPVLFLHGTPGSHRLGSLFETAARERGVRLLAPDRPGYGGSTPWSERSIGDAARYLRAVLDDANVQRAGLVAFSGGAPHALAMATRCPEIVSRVDLVAGATPPDVPGETPTTQWLLGGLATRAPTLLGGLLRGQAWLAERLDPSFVVAQYTAGDADEPVPEEVATTVEADFLEALAHTTSGTVTELRTAATEWALDYESLAADVCLWHGTADTNVPIASVRAFEDRLPTATIETVDGADHLRTLLRAVPAALEEYR
- a CDS encoding helix-turn-helix domain-containing protein, yielding MPDGRTAANGRMKRIQFSVTYPDRLRHPLQRHLEGDGALTRAELLLWSPTADATTLCWFDGEPAAAERAIATIDAVETTSHVRDGDGTYVFLQQDAFEFPDVVLDLIADAAVIFRPPVVFRDDGTISFEAVGETSALSAFHDALASVGDLAIERVRSFERASRPSQLTDRQRAAMEAAVAVGYYEIPREGTIEDVAARLDCATSTAGELVRKAEAAVVKGVVEGQSRSAPHPNGRLP
- a CDS encoding phosphoribosyltransferase is translated as MFRDRTDAGRQLAEAMADRGVSPEVVLAIPRGGLPPGRAVADRFDAPLDVIVARKLGAPNNPELALAAVAEDGSVWRNDELIARLDVTDEYVDAERVRVGDEAREKAEQYRTGSFPSLRDRRVAVVDDGIATGATMRACLARVRAAEPASIAVGVPVGPADTIDDLAASADTVVCVETPAAFRAVGAYYERFDQVSDEDATGYLRSQ
- a CDS encoding Fic family protein, coding for MQPETYRPWISEDRESHLTDLAVLESLADGSKTPFGIAGGRHRVSTVRVQCHYLKRLGYVNQTSIDTYSLTANGVRAIEEHDRFETEYVRLGEELKLDYEHVTALGELLNAETIIEINKQFFKTNAVSYETTDSTLHDIESIRDGRLERLTIEFPRFEPLTHQLAHTVRTFCGHHPFPDANHRTGTHIADILASKQGHDLFSLIQEDAMGITRAVETSKILRGLCSNVRNSVDYLWMKDELFYHWDRYFRDLLYDVTPAKRVHTQTGDCQYDNLTSNERVSLLYRFAIRELDEMRAFFEEDEID
- a CDS encoding M20 family metallopeptidase, which gives rise to MTDAATFDVDAFHREAVQTPSHDSVDEMRDLLVDTLAADGHEATVDEAGNVLASREASEDGPHLVLNTHIDTVPPHVPYEAADGSSTAGDVVRGRGACDAKGSLAALLAAFLRAELSTGRLTLAVTPDEETHQTGAGHLEGTLSADGYVVGEPTDLDVCTAARGQFEGRVTIHGESAHASDPADGANAIRAAAPIMQAMESYDEREALSAAESDGEHTDPRDAAATPAHETLGRPTLTPSMIEGGEAPNQVPAECTITFDRRSVPPETSDEFPERLEAHLRQWLSDGMSLDVSLVRPDTPFPEAFETDREATLVQTLAAESDGAIRPFGAATEAAHFAPDAPTVVFGPGVLADEEGAVAHSDREYVRRSEIHEAARAVEATVERLLSTNN
- the lysA gene encoding diaminopimelate decarboxylase codes for the protein MSSDSPPVRRLADWDHDRLARLAEEHGTPLYVLDVDRVAANYRRFAAAFPDAHVMYAAKAHTGRAVLSGLLEAGADIECAAAGELQRAIDAGADPNTLQYTAVNPPAGDLDYAVELADEHPGLTITAGAEDTFDRLEDRGYDGRVAIRINPGIGTGHHEKVATGKDAKFGIPYDEVPELAAALRDRFDLVGLHAHAGSGVLRDDLDDHCRAIAKVADLARTVGDDELSFVDFGGGFGVPYREETEPLDMEAVGERVREAVGDLSAQIKLEPGRYVVADAELILTTVNTVKETPATTVVGVDASLATLIRPAMFDSYHPIRNVSAPDREPHPVSIGGPCCTSADVFATDRPIARPERTDLLAIGNAGAYGYELANQFHSQPRPAEVAIEDGDERVVRRRETMADVVRVEDEAGE